In a single window of the Acyrthosiphon pisum isolate AL4f chromosome X, pea_aphid_22Mar2018_4r6ur, whole genome shotgun sequence genome:
- the LOC115033081 gene encoding THAP domain-containing protein 1-like encodes MVMTCAASFCYNKSGQKQSKVSFFRFPKNVDECNQWASLIGRNDLVNCDVQFQRVCSEHFEATCFTSSSVGRQPSASYQWCYV; translated from the exons atggtTATGACATGTGCTGCATCGTTTTGTTACAACAAGAGTGGACAGAAACAATCCAAGGTTTCGTTTTTCAGGTTTCCGAAGAATGTTGATGA GTGTAATCAATGGGCATCCTTAATTGGTCGGAATGACCTGGTAAATTGTGATGTTCAGTTTCAAAGAGTCTGTTCTGAACATTTTGAAGCTACATGTTTTACATCTTCATCAGTGGGACGACAGCCAAGTGCGTCTTATCAGTGGTGCTAT GTGTAA
- the LOC107884006 gene encoding uncharacterized protein LOC107884006 produces the protein MFNKVFDILNSRSINCIESKKALCKENIEEIKLFTNHFCTYIKGLKILESDNNFIPVLESKCKTGFIGFIVSLNSFLKFYSKLIESNKLSYIKAYKVSQDHLEIFFCSIRSHGGFNNNPTVRQFRSAYRKLVIRTTDMKQFNTGNCIPLEDIDILHYSSSDPVTVLNNNSTNINSDKIVEEENSQNINSFIMDHDYIVSNSDYSFSYFSKEVITYVAGFVVHKLTNTLKCNT, from the coding sequence ATGTTTAATAAGGtgtttgatatattaaatagtagatCTATCAATTGCATTGAATCCAAAAAAGCACTTTGCAAAGAAAATATTGaagaaattaaattgttcacaaATCATTTCTGTACTTATATCAAAGGTCTTAAAATCTTAGAgagtgataataattttatacctgTACTTGAATCTAAATGTAAAACTGGTTTTATAGGTTTCATTGTttctttaaatagttttttgaaattttactcAAAATTAATTGAGTCTAATAAACTGTCATATATTAAAGCTTATAAAGTAAGTCAAGACCATTTAGAAATATTCTTCTGTAGTATTCGCTCCCATGGTGGGTTCAACAATAACCCAACAGTAAGACAGTTTCGCTCTGCCTATAGAAAATTAGTTATACGAACCACTGACATGAAGCAATTTAATACTGGCAATTGTATACCTTTAGAAGACAtcgatattttacattattctaGTTCAGATCCAGTCAcagtattaaataacaattcaacaaatataaattcagATAAAATTGTGGAGGAagaaaattcacaaaatataaattcatttataATGGATCATGATTATATTGTGAGTAATAGTGATTattcttttagttatttttcaaaagaaGTTATAACTTATGTAGCTGGATTTGTAGTTCATAAACTTACCAACACACTTAAATGTAATACCTGA
- the LOC103309748 gene encoding uncharacterized protein LOC103309748, with translation MSAIAFTSQEDELFIESVRKYPELYDCSHMQYFNLIVKDAKWKEISQKIGKSVEDCKKRWKNIIDSYNRNKRKLGTGSERSLKKKWPLAAHVSFLDKVQHERNSSSNISVTESATVLHEEGELDRGIGDEFDGGITEENEKTKDSPQRIRSKQDKLAVLLATRNEEQKKLIAAIQSQNETILSRKMNEDDDIDLFFKSLAMTVKKLPTKGINEVKMKTLALVAEAEEKYAAQPTRNFTAQGYFNQPNENSIQMSPSNASTSTYGTSESSQD, from the exons ATGTCGGCTATAGCATTTACATCACAAGAAGATGAACTTTTTATTGAATCCGTGCGTAAATATCCAGAGCTTTATGACTGTTCACACAtgcaatatttcaatttaatagttaaagATGCAAAATGGAAAGAAATTTCCCAAAAAATTGGAAAGTCTG tcGAAGATTGCAAAAAGCGTTGGAAAAATATCATAGATTCTTACAAtcgtaataaaagaaaattgggTACGGGTTCTGAAAGATCGCTAAAAAAAAAGTGGCCTTTGGCAGCACACGTATCTTTTCTAGATAAAGTTCAACACGAACgaaa ttCTTCATCAAATATAAGTGTAACTGAAAGCGCAACAGTACTACATGAAGAAGGAGAACTTGACAGAGGAATAGGGGATGAGTTTGACGGAGGAATAACAGAAGAAAACGAAAAAACCAAAGATAGTCCACAACGTATAAGATCGAAGCAGGACAAGTTGGCAGTCCTCCTTGCAACAAGAAATGAAgaacaaaaaaagttaatagCAGCTATCCAGTCTCAAAATGAGACAATTTTAAGTAGAAAAATGAATGAGGATGAtgatatagatttatttttcaaaagtttggCCATGACTGTGAAGAAGTTACCTACTAAAGGTATCAACgaagtaaaaatgaaaacattagCATTGGTGGCTGAAGCTGAAGAAAAATATGCTGCACAACCAACAAGAAATTTTACAGCTCAAGGATATTTTAATCAACCAAATGAAAACTCCATACAAATGTCACCTTCAAATGCATCAACTTCAACATACGGTACATCTGAAAGCTCACAAG ATTga
- the LOC100571977 gene encoding cilia- and flagella-associated protein 57-like, with protein sequence MRVLAGTIDGRLFLIENGELKSVYNIQTLSEFDPNVTGPNPLSVRPLSDGRDVKIQYFTPVKNGLLFVVNGYQIYYYKMKANRYSQSIVFHVPRDGERQVNVGEGGGDADGNSNGDGDGDTDDGDGGDSRGSDAINSLSVSPKNKRLVCVTGTSQLYWSSMEGKSGMMDVELEPFGETLHRGGVFGLSVSDWKPIFMTCGKVDRTVKLWDYMRRTLLLSQSYDEDVHDVSLHPTGSYAIVAFRDRVVFNVIYDCMALKPRREFTAENCHLVRFSVSGHMFAVVNDLVVDIYCSVTFDKRFTLTGHKNKVS encoded by the exons ATGAG AGTTTTAGCGGGGACCATCGATGGTCGACTGTTTTTGATTGAAAACGGTGAATTGAAGTCCGTCTACAACATTCAGACTCTCTCGGAGTTCGACCCAAATGTGACCGGTCCAAATCCATTGAGTGTACGTCCACTATCAGATGGTCGGGACGTGAAAATTCAATACTTTACGCCAGTTAAAAACGGACTTCTATTTGTCGTTAACGGTTACCAAATTTACTACTACAAAATGAAAGCAAATCG gtacagCCAAAGTATTGTGTTTCATGTGCCCAGGGACGGCGAGCGTCAAGTGAATGTCGGTGAAGGTGGTGGCGATGCTGACGGTAACAGTAACGGCGATGGTGATGGCGACACTGATGACGGTGACGGTGGCGATAGTAGAGGGTCAGATGCTATAAATTCATTGAGCGTTAGCCCAAAAAACAAGAGACTAGTGTGCGTCACTGGGACGTCTCAATTGTATTGGTCGTCCATGGAAGGGAAATCCGGAATGATGGAC GTCGAGCTCGAACCGTTTGGCGAGACGTTGCATCGTGGCGGTGTGTTTGGTCTGTCCGTGAGTGATTGGAAACCTATCTTTATGACTTGCGGCAAGGTTGACCGAACCGTGAAATTGTGGGACTACATGAGACGCACGTTGCTGCTGTCTCAGTCCTACGACGAGGATGTGCACGACGTGTCGCTGCACCCAACGGGATCGTACGCGATAGTAGCGTTTCGGGACCGAGTTGTATTCAACGTTATATATGACTGCATGGCACTGAAACCACGTCGGGAGTTCACTGCAGAAAATTGCCATTTGGTACGGTTCAGCGTATCCGGTCACATGTTTGCAGTCGTCAATGACCTGGTCGTCGACATTTATTGTTCTGTGACATTCGACAAACGTTTCACGCTTACCGGTCACAAAAACAAGGTGAGTTAG